The genomic interval GGGccccggcggcagcggcggctggAGGAATCAAGTTGTGCGGTCGGTGATGCCCGAGTGAGTGGCGAGTCCGGGCCTCTGCCCCGAGGAGGCAACTCCCACGCAGGCCGCACGGGCGCCCTCGCGGCCGGGAGGCTTCGTTTCGGTTTCGCGGCGGCTGCGGCGTATTTGGCTGAGGGGACCCGGGACACCTGAATGCCCCCGGCCCCGGCTCCTCCGACGCGATGGGGAAGGTGCTATCCAAGATCTTCGGGAACAAGGAAATGCGGATCCTCATGTTGGGCCTGGACGCGGCCGGCAAGACAACAATCCTGTACAAGTTGAAGCTGGGCCAGTCGGTGACCACCATTCCCACAGTGGGTTTCAACGTGGAGACGGTGACTTACAAAAACGTCAAGTTCAACGTGTGGGATGTGGGCGGCCAGGACAAGATCCGGCCGCTCTGGCGGCATTACTACACCGGGACCCAGGGTCTGATCTTCGTAGTGGACTGCGCCGACCGCGACCGCATCGACGAGGCCCGCCAGGAGCTGCACCGCATTATCAATGACCGGGAGATGAGGGACGCCATAATCCTCATCTTCGCCAACAAACAGGACCTGCCTGATGCCATGAAACCCCACGAGATCCAGGAGAAACTGGGCCTGACCCGGATTCGGGACAGGAACTGGTATGTGCAGCCTTCCTGTGCCACCTCAGGGGATGGACTCTATGAGGGGCTCACATGGTTAACCTCTAACTACAAATCCTAATGAGCATTCTCCACTTATCCCCCGGAAGGAGAGAAATCAAAAACCCATTCATAGGATTATCGCCACCATCACCTCTTTCAATTgccactttctcttcttttgaatttGAACTCTGGAGTTACTGTTCTAcggttggggaggggggggttaggggtttcctttttttgtttctctgttgttttttttcctttttccccctcttttttctttttgctttgcgTTACGATGCTCTGATCTGACAATTGACATGAATACAAAGTGCTAGATGCTCTTACTGACTTCCAGCAAATGGGATGGGGAAATATAGCAGTTTTTGGTAAAGTCCTTTATAATaatggtttgatttttttatttcgaGAGAATCTTTTTTGcaatgtatgcttttttttttcctttttgccccGTTTCCTTTTCACTTGCTGTAGATGGCTTATTTTGCATTCATGCAGACTATGTTGCAAGTCTGTTTCATCTAGTAAACTGAAAATTATTGCTTAATCAAACTGCcgtttgtcttttatatttaaggC from Mustela erminea isolate mMusErm1 chromosome 5, mMusErm1.Pri, whole genome shotgun sequence carries:
- the ARF6 gene encoding ADP-ribosylation factor 6; translation: MGKVLSKIFGNKEMRILMLGLDAAGKTTILYKLKLGQSVTTIPTVGFNVETVTYKNVKFNVWDVGGQDKIRPLWRHYYTGTQGLIFVVDCADRDRIDEARQELHRIINDREMRDAIILIFANKQDLPDAMKPHEIQEKLGLTRIRDRNWYVQPSCATSGDGLYEGLTWLTSNYKS